Proteins co-encoded in one Hyla sarda isolate aHylSar1 chromosome 4, aHylSar1.hap1, whole genome shotgun sequence genomic window:
- the MFAP3 gene encoding microfibril-associated glycoprotein 3 isoform X1, with protein MELQMERRVCLLSLSLFLLVCCSLADGLANNQSLPNGTHQLILHNASFNTQLHISANFPSHRDQIAKEGSSTVIECHLNASQNGDVVWFNSKGHPLGEVEGGKLGISGGKWLISSSGALNITSVTFADRGRYTCMCPVGNTTSYYTVTLRVTYTSGDMGIYYMIVCLVTFTITLILNITRLCMMSSHLRKTEKAINEFFRTEGAEKLQKAFEIAKRIPIITSAKTLELAKVTQFKTMEFARYIEELARSIPLPPLIFNCRAFMEEMFEAVRLDDPDHIEKDHVGGIYTISPGMNRSGSPTADSENSSVQGQEIAVNVSVHPQCETQSINTNHSQECVQSACLEEVITVVDQDTPPEATE; from the exons ATGGAACTGCAAATGGAACGACGGGTTTGTCTCCTTTCCCTGTCCCTCTTCCTCCTTGTCTGCTGCAGCCTGGCAGATGGGCTTGCCAACAACCAAAGCTTACCAAATGGCACTCACCAGCTCATCCTGCACAATGCTTCCTTCAATACCCAGCTGCATATCTCTGCCAACTTTCCTTCACACCGGGACCAGATTGCAAAGGAGGGAAGCAGCACAGTGATAGAATGCCACCTGAATGCCAGTCAAAATGGGGACGTGGTGTGGTTTAATTCCAAAGGTCATCCACTGGGCGAGGTGGAAGGAGGTAAGCTTGGTATCTCAG GAGGAAAATGGTTGATCTCTTCTAGTGGAGCCCTCAACATCACCAGCGTTACATTCGCTGACCGAGGGAGGTACACATGTATGTGTCCAGTTGGGAACACCACTTCCTATTATACCGTCACCCTTCGTGTGACTTATACATCTGGAGACATGGGCATTTATTACATGATCGTCTGCCTGGTGACCTTCACCATCACACTCATCCTGAATATCACTCGGCTCTGCATGATGAGCAGCCACCTCCGAAAGACTGAGAAGGCCATCAATGAGTTCTTCCGTACAGAAGGTGCTGAGAAGCTTCAGAAAGCTTTCGAGATAGCAAAACGGATCCCTATCATTACTTCAGCTAAAACCCTGGAGCTGGCCAAGGTGACCCAGTTTAAGACCATGGAGTTTGCACGTTACATAGAAGAGCTGGCCAGAAGTATTCCCCTTCCTCCGCTCATCTTCAACTGCAGAGCATTTATGGAAGAAATGTTCGAGGCCGTAAGGCTGGATGACCCAGACCACATTGAAAAAGATCACGTGGGTGGGATCTACACCATTAGTCCAGGTATGAACCGGAGTGGATCTCCCACCGCGGACTCTGAAAACAGCTCTGTCCAAGGACAGGAGATTGCCGTCAATGTGTCTGTCCATCCTCAGTGCGAGACTCAAAGCATTAATACCAACCATTCTCAGGAGTGTGTTCAGTCAGCCTGCCTGGAGGAGGTTATTACTGTTGTGGATCAGGACACACCGCCCGAAGCCACAGAGTGA
- the MFAP3 gene encoding microfibril-associated glycoprotein 3 isoform X2, protein MELQMERRVCLLSLSLFLLVCCSLADGLANNQSLPNGTHQLILHNASFNTQLHISANFPSHRDQIAKEGSSTVIECHLNASQNGDVVWFNSKGHPLGEVEGGGKWLISSSGALNITSVTFADRGRYTCMCPVGNTTSYYTVTLRVTYTSGDMGIYYMIVCLVTFTITLILNITRLCMMSSHLRKTEKAINEFFRTEGAEKLQKAFEIAKRIPIITSAKTLELAKVTQFKTMEFARYIEELARSIPLPPLIFNCRAFMEEMFEAVRLDDPDHIEKDHVGGIYTISPGMNRSGSPTADSENSSVQGQEIAVNVSVHPQCETQSINTNHSQECVQSACLEEVITVVDQDTPPEATE, encoded by the exons ATGGAACTGCAAATGGAACGACGGGTTTGTCTCCTTTCCCTGTCCCTCTTCCTCCTTGTCTGCTGCAGCCTGGCAGATGGGCTTGCCAACAACCAAAGCTTACCAAATGGCACTCACCAGCTCATCCTGCACAATGCTTCCTTCAATACCCAGCTGCATATCTCTGCCAACTTTCCTTCACACCGGGACCAGATTGCAAAGGAGGGAAGCAGCACAGTGATAGAATGCCACCTGAATGCCAGTCAAAATGGGGACGTGGTGTGGTTTAATTCCAAAGGTCATCCACTGGGCGAGGTGGAAGGAG GAGGAAAATGGTTGATCTCTTCTAGTGGAGCCCTCAACATCACCAGCGTTACATTCGCTGACCGAGGGAGGTACACATGTATGTGTCCAGTTGGGAACACCACTTCCTATTATACCGTCACCCTTCGTGTGACTTATACATCTGGAGACATGGGCATTTATTACATGATCGTCTGCCTGGTGACCTTCACCATCACACTCATCCTGAATATCACTCGGCTCTGCATGATGAGCAGCCACCTCCGAAAGACTGAGAAGGCCATCAATGAGTTCTTCCGTACAGAAGGTGCTGAGAAGCTTCAGAAAGCTTTCGAGATAGCAAAACGGATCCCTATCATTACTTCAGCTAAAACCCTGGAGCTGGCCAAGGTGACCCAGTTTAAGACCATGGAGTTTGCACGTTACATAGAAGAGCTGGCCAGAAGTATTCCCCTTCCTCCGCTCATCTTCAACTGCAGAGCATTTATGGAAGAAATGTTCGAGGCCGTAAGGCTGGATGACCCAGACCACATTGAAAAAGATCACGTGGGTGGGATCTACACCATTAGTCCAGGTATGAACCGGAGTGGATCTCCCACCGCGGACTCTGAAAACAGCTCTGTCCAAGGACAGGAGATTGCCGTCAATGTGTCTGTCCATCCTCAGTGCGAGACTCAAAGCATTAATACCAACCATTCTCAGGAGTGTGTTCAGTCAGCCTGCCTGGAGGAGGTTATTACTGTTGTGGATCAGGACACACCGCCCGAAGCCACAGAGTGA